The following coding sequences lie in one uncultured Mailhella sp. genomic window:
- a CDS encoding DUF6079 family protein, protein MKYGDLIQFDPIESVVQLRDADKSSAAHTLVSTYVISEEMAERLIQLVIPQLQFDMPVDNKGLLVVGNYGTGKSHLMSVVSSLAADASLLEELNHTGVRDAASQIAGRFKVIRTEIGATTMSLRDILVAELEEGLDKLEVDYEFPEAGTITSHKRAFEDMMAKFGEVFPEHGLLLVVDELLDYLRTRKDQELILDLNFLREIGEVCKDLRFRFMAGVQEAIFDSPRFAFVADSIRRVKDRFEQVLIARSDVKFVVAERLLKKTTAQQAQIRDYLMPFAKYYDGLNERMDEFVRLFPVHPDYIDTFERVTVVEKREVLKTLSMSMKAILGKDVPQDEPGLIAFDSYWNTLKQNPSFRAIPEIRAVIDCSQVLESRIENAITRKQYKPMALRLIHALSVHRLTTGDIYAPMGATAEELRDRLFLFDPLIAELGGDEPDKDLQTHVETVLREILKTVSGQFISFNADNRQFYLDLKKTDDFDALIEKRAESLDQAQLDRFYYEALKRVMECQDVTYVTGYKIWQHELVWQEHNTTRTGYLFFGAPNERSTAVPQRDFYLYFLQPNDPPRFKDDKASDELFFRLKTTDEEFQITLKNYAAALDLAATSSGHAKATYESKANGFLRKLVHWLQQHMSDAFDVTYQGRTKSMTEWAKGKSIRELSGLSPHETINFRDLVNTIAGVCLAPNFENQAPEYPFFSILITDKNRAQAAQEALRTIAGQHRTKQATAVLDALDLLDGEKIAPCKSKYAQFILNVVKAKGYGQVVNRSEIIQDDHGLEYMNPGGFRLEPEWVSVLVAALVYSGDVVFAIPGKKFDATGLQQLAATSMDELTRFKHLEQPKEWNLPAIKVLFELLGMTPGMAQLVTQGKDEPVQNMQQAVSMIVKRIVMTQQTLREGLSFWGVDLLVTTDLASQVSGLDGAKVFFESLQGYSTTGKLKNFRYSVSEVLAHEKAVKSLDELDTLHEFIMNFSPTVSWLSTAEAVLPPEHEWVDRMKTIRQDVLDILKQINVTKLRSQSKSIGDKLQGLKKDYITIYISLHTKARLGVNDDKRKAGLLNDQRLQTLLKLAGIDLMPRQQLNDYQTRLAGLKSCFALTNQDLEKSPICPHCGFRPSMEHCISAGSQVIDQMDAQLDTMVKAWTSTILSNLEDPITQANMDLLKIDDRDRLEDFMKSRELPMPLDSNFVYALKEVLSGLVKVTVKARELQQALQAADGPATPAEMKKRFEAYLDQLTKGKDQAKVRIVME, encoded by the coding sequence ATGAAATACGGAGACCTTATCCAATTCGACCCGATCGAGTCGGTTGTTCAGTTGCGTGACGCGGACAAATCGAGTGCCGCACATACACTCGTGAGCACCTATGTTATTTCTGAGGAAATGGCTGAACGGCTCATCCAGCTTGTCATTCCTCAGTTGCAGTTCGATATGCCGGTCGATAACAAGGGCTTGTTGGTTGTTGGTAACTACGGCACAGGTAAGTCGCATTTGATGTCGGTGGTCTCCAGTCTTGCCGCAGACGCCTCTTTGTTGGAAGAACTGAACCACACGGGTGTCCGCGATGCGGCATCTCAAATTGCTGGTAGATTCAAGGTAATTCGTACTGAAATTGGTGCCACTACTATGTCTTTGCGTGACATTCTGGTGGCCGAGCTGGAAGAAGGTCTTGATAAGCTTGAGGTGGACTATGAGTTCCCCGAAGCCGGAACCATCACAAGCCATAAACGGGCCTTTGAAGATATGATGGCCAAGTTCGGCGAAGTGTTTCCCGAACATGGTCTGTTATTGGTGGTCGATGAGTTGCTCGACTACCTGCGCACGCGCAAGGATCAGGAACTGATACTCGACCTCAACTTTCTGCGCGAGATAGGCGAAGTATGCAAGGACCTACGCTTCCGTTTCATGGCTGGCGTTCAGGAAGCCATCTTCGATAGCCCGCGTTTTGCTTTTGTCGCCGACAGCATTCGTCGGGTGAAGGATCGTTTCGAGCAAGTTCTCATTGCTCGTAGTGACGTGAAATTTGTCGTAGCCGAGCGTCTGCTTAAAAAGACTACCGCACAACAAGCCCAAATCCGTGACTATTTGATGCCTTTTGCCAAATACTATGATGGACTCAATGAGCGTATGGATGAGTTTGTTCGGCTCTTTCCAGTGCATCCCGATTACATAGATACTTTTGAACGGGTCACCGTGGTGGAAAAGCGCGAGGTGCTCAAGACTTTGTCTATGAGCATGAAAGCTATTCTCGGTAAGGATGTGCCGCAGGACGAACCTGGCCTGATCGCCTTCGACAGCTACTGGAATACTCTTAAGCAGAATCCTTCTTTTCGTGCGATTCCTGAGATCCGGGCAGTCATTGATTGCAGCCAGGTGCTGGAATCCCGGATCGAAAACGCCATTACTCGTAAACAGTACAAGCCGATGGCGTTGAGACTGATCCATGCTCTGTCCGTTCACCGGCTCACTACTGGTGACATCTATGCCCCCATGGGAGCGACTGCCGAAGAGCTGCGTGATCGCCTTTTCCTGTTCGATCCGTTGATCGCAGAGCTGGGTGGTGATGAACCTGATAAGGACCTGCAGACCCATGTGGAAACGGTCCTGCGTGAGATACTCAAAACGGTCAGCGGACAGTTTATCTCCTTTAATGCCGATAATCGCCAGTTTTATCTCGATCTCAAAAAGACTGACGATTTCGATGCGTTGATCGAGAAAAGGGCTGAGAGCCTGGACCAGGCCCAGCTCGACCGTTTTTATTACGAGGCTCTCAAGCGGGTCATGGAATGCCAGGATGTGACGTATGTCACCGGTTACAAAATCTGGCAGCATGAACTGGTCTGGCAGGAGCACAATACGACTCGTACCGGATACCTCTTTTTTGGTGCTCCCAACGAGCGTTCCACCGCTGTGCCACAGCGGGATTTTTACCTTTATTTCCTCCAGCCCAATGACCCGCCACGCTTTAAGGATGATAAGGCCAGTGACGAACTCTTTTTCCGCCTGAAAACTACAGATGAGGAATTCCAGATTACGCTGAAGAACTACGCGGCAGCGCTGGACCTTGCAGCTACTTCATCGGGCCACGCTAAGGCCACCTATGAATCAAAGGCCAACGGTTTTCTGAGGAAGCTGGTTCATTGGCTACAGCAGCACATGAGTGATGCCTTTGACGTCACATATCAGGGGCGTACCAAGTCGATGACCGAATGGGCCAAGGGGAAATCTATCCGAGAGCTGTCTGGTCTGTCGCCCCATGAGACCATCAACTTCCGTGACCTGGTCAACACCATCGCCGGAGTCTGTTTAGCTCCTAATTTCGAGAATCAGGCTCCAGAATATCCTTTCTTTTCAATCCTGATTACCGATAAAAATCGTGCTCAGGCCGCGCAGGAGGCTCTGCGGACCATCGCCGGACAGCATCGTACCAAGCAGGCAACTGCCGTGCTGGATGCCCTTGATCTGCTTGATGGTGAAAAAATTGCTCCCTGCAAGTCGAAGTATGCCCAGTTCATCCTTAATGTCGTCAAGGCCAAGGGGTACGGTCAGGTTGTCAACCGTAGTGAGATTATTCAGGACGACCACGGGCTGGAATACATGAACCCAGGAGGTTTTCGTCTGGAACCCGAATGGGTGAGCGTGCTGGTAGCAGCTCTGGTCTATTCTGGGGATGTCGTGTTTGCCATCCCAGGTAAAAAATTCGATGCCACCGGCTTACAGCAATTGGCTGCAACCAGTATGGATGAGCTGACGCGATTTAAACACTTGGAGCAACCCAAAGAATGGAATTTGCCTGCAATTAAGGTTCTGTTTGAACTGCTCGGCATGACACCGGGCATGGCCCAGCTTGTTACCCAGGGAAAGGACGAGCCTGTGCAAAACATGCAGCAGGCGGTAAGCATGATCGTCAAGCGTATCGTCATGACTCAGCAGACCCTGCGTGAGGGGCTTTCCTTCTGGGGGGTGGATCTGCTCGTGACTACAGATTTGGCTAGCCAGGTCAGCGGACTGGACGGTGCCAAGGTGTTTTTTGAATCGCTGCAGGGGTACTCTACTACGGGTAAGTTGAAAAATTTCCGCTACAGCGTTTCCGAAGTGCTGGCTCATGAAAAGGCTGTGAAATCACTTGATGAGTTGGATACCTTGCATGAGTTTATCATGAATTTCAGCCCGACAGTGTCATGGCTCTCCACAGCAGAGGCCGTGTTGCCTCCCGAACATGAATGGGTGGACCGCATGAAAACTATCCGGCAGGATGTGCTGGATATTCTCAAGCAGATCAATGTGACCAAGCTGCGTAGTCAGTCCAAAAGCATCGGGGACAAACTGCAAGGACTGAAAAAGGATTACATCACTATCTACATTAGCCTTCACACCAAAGCCCGACTTGGTGTGAACGACGATAAGCGTAAGGCTGGATTGCTTAATGATCAGCGGCTGCAGACACTGCTCAAGCTGGCCGGTATCGACCTGATGCCCAGGCAGCAGCTCAATGATTACCAGACTCGTCTGGCTGGACTGAAAAGTTGTTTTGCCCTGACCAATCAGGACCTCGAAAAATCGCCCATTTGTCCCCATTGTGGATTCCGGCCTTCGATGGAACATTGTATATCGGCTGGCTCACAGGTGATAGATCAGATGGATGCCCAACTCGACACTATGGTGAAGGCCTGGACATCTACCATCCTCAGCAATCTGGAAGATCCGATCACCCAAGCCAATATGGATCTTTTGAAGATCGATGACCGCGATAGGCTGGAAGACTTTATGAAGTCCAGGGAACTGCCCATGCCGCTGGACAGTAATTTTGTTTATGCTTTGAAGGAAGTGCTTTCTGGACTGGTCAAAGTCACTGTCAAGGCACGTGAGTTGCAACAAGCTCTGCAGGCTGCCGACGGTCCGGCCACTCCGGCAGAGATGAAGAAACGTTTTGAAGCATACCTTGATCAGCTCACCAAAGGCAAGGACCAGGCCAAGGTGCGGATAGTCATGGAATAA
- the brxF gene encoding BREX-3 system P-loop-containing protein BrxF, which translates to MDFIQDELDDWSLSGGASYRSDKPEIEQQGASMAELIHDKIKRSIQTAEGLYYRLILLVGKTGSGKTGVLRKVAEEFGSSVVNVNLVLSGELLELTVKQRSLRIPGILDQLVEQMQSPVLLDNLEILFDKNLRQDPLRLLQSISRKRTVVASWNGVITSGRLLYAENGHPEYRNYDSVDALIVSMDGTYTLDSVKENREAE; encoded by the coding sequence ATGGATTTTATACAAGATGAATTGGATGATTGGAGTTTGTCCGGTGGTGCATCTTATAGATCTGACAAACCGGAAATAGAGCAGCAAGGGGCAAGTATGGCCGAATTGATTCACGATAAGATAAAACGATCCATTCAGACAGCTGAAGGACTGTATTATCGCCTGATATTACTGGTAGGGAAGACTGGATCTGGCAAAACAGGCGTTCTGCGGAAAGTTGCTGAAGAGTTCGGTTCATCCGTTGTTAACGTCAACTTGGTGCTTTCAGGAGAACTGTTAGAACTGACGGTAAAGCAGCGGTCTCTTCGGATTCCGGGCATCCTCGATCAGCTCGTGGAACAGATGCAATCACCTGTGCTGCTGGATAATCTCGAAATCCTCTTTGACAAGAACCTCCGGCAGGATCCTTTGCGGTTGTTGCAGTCCATCTCAAGAAAAAGAACTGTAGTGGCTTCATGGAATGGAGTCATAACATCTGGGAGGCTGTTGTACGCCGAAAACGGTCATCCTGAGTACCGCAACTATGACTCGGTCGATGCGCTTATTGTGAGCATGGATGGTACGTATACATTGGATTCGGTAAAAGAAAATAGAGAGGCAGAATAA
- a CDS encoding tyrosine-type recombinase/integrase, which yields MYSNRSKISRRTWNDVKLQKEKIRLTDNDSDNGMERVRRLRMHSELVKAPKWWRDARPCKVDNVFMYFQNDTFPGKPFTRRIHFMERLCRKAHVKPFGFHAIQHKSATITFVSLGLNAAQVLMGHYRATTTDRYTKSASLYTGQSESLSAPGDSGIGQVVEHLLKTNIPQEKVS from the coding sequence ATGTACTCCAACAGAAGTAAAATCTCCCGGCGGACGTGGAACGATGTAAAACTTCAGAAAGAAAAAATCAGGCTGACCGACAACGACTCGGACAATGGAATGGAACGAGTGCGCCGGCTCCGAATGCACTCGGAACTGGTCAAGGCGCCCAAGTGGTGGCGGGATGCCCGCCCATGCAAGGTAGACAATGTGTTCATGTATTTTCAGAACGACACATTTCCGGGGAAGCCGTTCACCCGGCGCATTCACTTCATGGAGCGTCTCTGCCGGAAGGCCCATGTGAAGCCCTTCGGTTTTCATGCCATCCAGCATAAGAGTGCAACCATCACGTTCGTGAGTTTAGGTCTGAATGCCGCCCAGGTTCTCATGGGACATTATCGGGCGACCACCACGGACCGCTATACGAAGAGCGCGAGTCTGTACACGGGCCAGAGCGAAAGTCTTTCGGCTCCGGGAGACAGCGGCATCGGGCAGGTGGTGGAACACCTGCTTAAAACAAACATTCCTCAAGAGAAGGTCTCCTGA
- a CDS encoding DUF262 domain-containing protein, translated as MPFQAISIKKIVNGILERDYVLPAIQRHFVWKPDQIINLFDSILRGYPIGSFLFWRIKTEHVNDFQYYDFITDFNVKDNSNDKIVPSGEKEITAVLDGQQRLTALLIGLRGSYTYKTPYLRQDHPQAYQKRELYLNLAKPKEDESHGLAFLTEKEAKEGRREGKLWYKIGRLLTEEPSEFMLSEEGDSLPLEVKKTAFRRITEFSQCLNLDIINYYVEEEQDIDKVLSIFIRVNSGGTVLSYSDLLLSTATALWTEYDAREEIENITHEFASYKAGFKISSDFVMKACLTLSDLDVKFIVKNFNRVNMQKIEAEWEKIKDAILCTMRFAIGYGYNQDTISSYNALLPIAYYIKSKDIAEKFDHAAKYKKSREDAITWLRRALLMKVFGGSSDTVISRYRDVLSKSQSENFPLKEIESSFKDIAITSQDIDEIFEDTRYDREAFYVLHEIFGREYNTDVDMDHLYPKSLFTQRNMRTWGFTTRESQEEVQDLVNSLANLRLAGHGENIEKSAMKFEAWVQGLSKVQREALLIPAMKDYGPENFVEFCKKRTVLMKDRLKRNLTVQSRSNKNLKKH; from the coding sequence ATGCCGTTTCAAGCTATATCTATCAAGAAAATAGTGAATGGAATTCTGGAAAGGGATTATGTACTGCCTGCGATACAAAGACATTTTGTATGGAAGCCGGATCAAATCATTAATCTGTTTGATAGCATTTTGCGGGGGTATCCCATTGGCTCTTTTCTATTCTGGCGAATCAAGACCGAACATGTTAATGATTTTCAGTATTATGATTTCATTACGGATTTTAATGTTAAGGACAATTCAAACGACAAAATTGTTCCTAGTGGTGAAAAGGAAATAACGGCCGTTCTTGATGGTCAGCAGAGGCTGACTGCTCTACTGATCGGTCTGAGGGGTAGTTATACCTATAAAACGCCATACCTGCGGCAGGATCATCCCCAAGCCTATCAGAAAAGGGAACTTTACCTTAATTTGGCAAAACCGAAAGAAGACGAAAGCCATGGGCTTGCATTTTTGACGGAAAAGGAAGCGAAAGAGGGGCGCAGGGAAGGCAAGTTATGGTATAAAATAGGTCGCCTCCTTACAGAAGAGCCCAGTGAATTTATGTTGAGCGAGGAAGGGGATAGCCTGCCGTTGGAAGTTAAAAAAACTGCATTTCGACGGATAACAGAATTTTCCCAATGCCTCAACTTAGATATTATAAATTATTATGTAGAAGAAGAACAGGATATCGATAAAGTATTGAGCATCTTTATCCGTGTAAACAGTGGTGGTACAGTTCTTTCTTACTCCGATCTTTTGCTGTCTACAGCAACAGCGCTTTGGACTGAATATGATGCCCGTGAGGAAATTGAAAACATCACCCATGAATTTGCATCATATAAGGCAGGATTTAAGATTTCAAGTGATTTTGTTATGAAGGCTTGCCTTACTCTTTCAGATCTTGACGTAAAATTTATTGTGAAAAATTTTAACCGCGTTAATATGCAAAAAATTGAAGCGGAGTGGGAAAAAATTAAAGATGCAATTCTTTGTACTATGAGATTTGCTATAGGCTATGGTTATAATCAAGATACTATTTCATCCTACAATGCTCTTTTACCCATAGCCTATTATATTAAAAGTAAAGACATAGCAGAGAAGTTCGACCACGCTGCAAAATACAAGAAGTCGCGCGAAGACGCCATAACATGGTTGCGCCGTGCCCTCTTGATGAAAGTTTTTGGCGGTAGCTCTGATACAGTGATTTCGCGATACCGCGACGTCCTTTCCAAATCCCAAAGCGAGAATTTCCCTTTGAAAGAAATCGAGAGCAGCTTTAAGGATATTGCTATTACATCACAGGATATTGATGAAATATTTGAAGATACGCGTTATGACAGAGAAGCGTTTTACGTCCTGCATGAAATTTTTGGAAGGGAATACAATACCGATGTAGACATGGATCATCTCTATCCAAAATCCTTGTTTACACAACGGAATATGAGAACCTGGGGGTTCACGACGAGGGAGAGTCAAGAGGAAGTTCAGGACTTGGTGAATAGCTTGGCAAATTTGCGCCTTGCCGGTCATGGCGAAAATATTGAGAAAAGTGCCATGAAGTTTGAAGCCTGGGTGCAAGGTCTCTCAAAAGTGCAGAGGGAAGCTCTTCTGATTCCAGCCATGAAGGATTATGGACCCGAAAATTTCGTTGAGTTTTGCAAAAAAAGAACAGTTCTCATGAAGGACAGGCTGAAGAGGAATCTTACTGTTCAGTCACGCTCCAACAAGAATTTAAAAAAACATTAA